From one Catellatospora sp. IY07-71 genomic stretch:
- a CDS encoding class I SAM-dependent methyltransferase: protein MTYLSPLAYLLGIEGVALLRGIREGGADRAFVEARLTEIRALLDISALDEEAEVITATHGTISTADVYRAWAPTYDEPGNGMIDIEQPLVRQILAGLPVGTALDAACGTGRHGAYLAELGHRVIGVDQSAEMLALAAVRVPDADLVQADLAAIPLPDGSVDTVVCGLALAHVPDLGPVLAEFARVLRPGGHLVISDAHLLSSYLRPTLPRRPGPDGRPSILIEYHRPLSAYLAAALPLGFQVRHCAEPGRPPATTESGPLPTEMSWDLLRWCPEAASAAHDDAPVVVIWHFQLEVSESTSRAS from the coding sequence ATGACCTACCTCAGCCCGCTGGCGTACCTGCTCGGCATCGAAGGCGTGGCCCTGCTCCGGGGCATCCGGGAGGGCGGCGCCGACCGGGCGTTCGTCGAGGCCCGGCTCACCGAGATCCGTGCCCTGCTGGACATCTCGGCACTCGACGAGGAGGCCGAGGTCATCACGGCGACGCACGGCACGATCAGCACCGCCGACGTGTACCGCGCGTGGGCGCCGACCTATGACGAGCCCGGCAACGGGATGATCGACATAGAGCAGCCGCTGGTCCGGCAGATCCTGGCCGGGTTACCGGTCGGCACCGCGCTCGACGCGGCCTGCGGCACCGGCCGGCACGGGGCGTACCTGGCCGAGCTGGGCCATCGGGTGATCGGCGTGGATCAGTCCGCCGAGATGCTCGCCCTGGCGGCGGTGCGGGTGCCGGACGCGGACCTCGTCCAGGCGGACCTGGCGGCGATCCCGCTGCCCGACGGCTCCGTGGACACCGTCGTGTGCGGACTGGCGCTGGCCCACGTGCCCGATCTCGGGCCGGTACTGGCCGAGTTCGCCCGGGTGCTGCGGCCGGGCGGGCACCTGGTGATCTCCGACGCGCACCTGCTGTCGTCGTACCTGCGGCCGACCCTGCCGCGGCGACCCGGCCCGGACGGCCGCCCGAGCATCCTCATCGAGTACCACCGGCCGCTCAGCGCCTACCTGGCCGCCGCCCTGCCGCTGGGATTCCAGGTCCGGCACTGCGCGGAGCCGGGTCGGCCGCCGGCGACCACCGAATCCGGCCCGCTGCCCACGGAGATGTCCTGGGACCTGCTGCGCTGGTGCCCTGAGGCGGCGTCCGCCGCCCACGACGACGCCCCGGTCGTCGTGATCTGGCACTTCCAGTTGGAGGTCAGCGAGTCCACCAGTCGGGCTTCTTGA
- a CDS encoding M4 family metallopeptidase → MHTRLGLVLRFTSVLAVAVLVAANPAAADPKAGDDVTTYSDSAGRVTAIVAAPGKTLRTGTGDATAHLKAYARRFGLNAKHFVVERVTALPGGTAVRFQQQAAGVPVLGAQMIAVLDDSGSLLSLHGNLSAAAAKDAKPGKKAGDVRGLAQQAFAAEAQIAAAALEEAEPQLAWFDPAIWAGTPSKGQVRLVWSVKVEPTSLAGWGGEILFDAFSGAEVLKLSHKHEISRAICDANTTYVSSSSICLAKNASRIEGGAVSTVADVNYAYDYFGATSTYYQTNFGYDLTANIGSTGKGDNVKRLRAIVRACVAGYGCPMQNAFWNGKGMTFGPGFASADDVIGHELSHGVTEHTSGLTYSSQSGAINESLSDIFGEFTDLTDGLGNDSAGVRWDMGEDLPASIGVIRSMSDPTRFSDPDKVSSSYWYTGTNNSAYVHINSGVGNKAAFLMVDGGTFNGQTITGLGLAKAAQIWWRAQNTLTSSATYNELNTVLPASCRALVTAGIGGLTSADCTQVDKVVLATEMHLTPAA, encoded by the coding sequence ATGCATACACGTCTGGGGCTTGTGCTGCGATTCACCAGCGTGCTGGCGGTTGCCGTCCTCGTGGCGGCGAACCCGGCCGCGGCCGACCCGAAGGCCGGCGACGACGTCACGACGTACAGCGACTCGGCCGGACGGGTCACCGCAATCGTCGCGGCCCCTGGGAAGACGCTGCGTACCGGCACCGGTGACGCGACCGCTCACCTGAAGGCGTACGCCCGCCGGTTCGGGCTCAACGCCAAGCACTTCGTGGTCGAGCGCGTGACCGCACTGCCTGGCGGCACGGCCGTCCGGTTCCAGCAGCAGGCTGCGGGCGTTCCCGTGCTGGGAGCGCAGATGATTGCTGTGCTCGACGATTCGGGCAGCCTGCTGTCGCTGCACGGCAACCTGAGCGCGGCCGCCGCCAAGGACGCCAAGCCGGGCAAGAAGGCCGGCGACGTTCGTGGTCTCGCGCAACAGGCGTTCGCCGCCGAGGCGCAGATCGCGGCCGCGGCGCTGGAGGAGGCCGAGCCGCAGCTCGCTTGGTTCGACCCGGCGATCTGGGCCGGCACCCCGTCCAAGGGCCAGGTCCGGCTCGTCTGGTCGGTCAAGGTGGAACCCACGTCACTGGCCGGCTGGGGCGGCGAGATCCTGTTCGACGCGTTCTCCGGCGCCGAGGTGCTCAAGCTGAGCCACAAGCACGAGATCAGCCGGGCGATCTGTGACGCCAACACCACCTACGTCAGCTCCAGCTCGATCTGCCTGGCCAAGAACGCCAGCCGGATCGAGGGTGGCGCCGTGTCGACGGTGGCCGACGTCAACTACGCCTACGACTACTTCGGCGCGACGTCGACGTACTACCAGACCAACTTCGGCTACGACCTGACCGCGAACATCGGGTCGACGGGCAAGGGCGACAACGTGAAGCGGCTGCGGGCCATCGTCCGGGCCTGCGTCGCGGGGTACGGCTGCCCGATGCAGAACGCGTTCTGGAACGGCAAGGGCATGACCTTCGGCCCCGGCTTCGCCTCGGCCGACGACGTGATCGGGCACGAGCTCTCGCACGGTGTCACCGAGCACACCTCCGGCCTGACCTACTCCAGCCAGAGCGGCGCCATCAACGAGTCGCTCTCGGACATCTTCGGTGAGTTCACGGACCTCACCGACGGCCTGGGCAACGACAGCGCCGGCGTGCGCTGGGACATGGGCGAGGACCTGCCCGCGTCCATCGGTGTCATCCGCAGCATGTCCGACCCGACCCGGTTCAGCGACCCGGACAAGGTGTCGAGCAGCTACTGGTACACCGGCACGAACAACTCGGCGTACGTGCACATCAACTCCGGTGTGGGCAACAAGGCCGCGTTCCTGATGGTCGACGGTGGCACGTTCAACGGGCAGACCATCACCGGTCTCGGCCTGGCCAAGGCGGCCCAGATCTGGTGGCGTGCGCAGAACACGCTGACCTCGTCGGCCACCTACAACGAGCTCAACACGGTGCTCCCGGCCAGCTGCCGGGCGCTCGTGACGGCCGGCATCGGTGGCCTGACCTCGGCCGACTGCACCCAGGTCGACAAGGTCGTGCTCGCCACCGAGATGCACTTGACCCCGGCGGCCTGA
- a CDS encoding YafY family protein, with the protein MRASRMMSLLLHLQVRGQASARELARLLEVSERTVQRDVEALVASGVPVRAARGPAGGYRLDGGYRTRLTGVGLDEAGALAFLGLAGPAQQLGLGEMLAGARMKVWASLTGEARQRAGRSAERFHLDPVRWYATAEPVPCLAELAAAVWADRRVRLTYVRDGRESVRELDPLGLVLAAGDWYLVALRDGRRRTYRVSRVRAVEPLETPAARPDGFDLAETWAQSRRELERETTAVEVTVRVSAWALPRLRRLVPVHGQDRVPLTADGEVELTVPFEDGLWAVSAMLGLGSQVEVLAPAAFRDRVAAELRAAAARYA; encoded by the coding sequence ATGCGCGCCTCCCGGATGATGTCCCTGCTCCTGCACCTCCAGGTGCGCGGTCAAGCGAGCGCGCGGGAGCTGGCCCGGCTGCTGGAGGTCAGCGAGCGCACCGTGCAGCGGGACGTCGAGGCCCTGGTCGCGTCGGGGGTGCCGGTGCGCGCGGCGCGCGGCCCGGCGGGCGGTTACCGGCTGGACGGCGGCTACCGGACCCGGCTGACCGGGGTGGGGCTGGACGAGGCGGGCGCGCTGGCGTTCCTCGGGCTGGCGGGTCCGGCGCAGCAGCTGGGGCTGGGCGAGATGCTGGCGGGCGCCCGGATGAAGGTGTGGGCCAGCCTCACCGGCGAGGCCCGGCAGCGGGCGGGTCGCAGCGCCGAGCGTTTCCACCTCGACCCGGTCCGCTGGTATGCCACGGCCGAGCCGGTGCCCTGCCTGGCCGAGCTGGCCGCGGCGGTGTGGGCGGACCGCCGGGTGCGCCTGACCTATGTGCGGGACGGGCGGGAGTCGGTGCGCGAGCTCGACCCGCTCGGCCTGGTCCTGGCCGCCGGGGACTGGTATCTGGTGGCGCTGCGGGACGGGCGGCGGCGCACCTACCGGGTGTCGCGGGTGCGTGCGGTGGAGCCGCTGGAGACGCCCGCCGCCCGCCCGGACGGGTTCGACCTCGCGGAGACCTGGGCGCAGTCGCGCCGCGAGCTGGAGCGGGAGACCACCGCGGTCGAGGTCACGGTGCGCGTGTCCGCGTGGGCGCTGCCCCGGTTGCGCCGCCTGGTGCCGGTGCACGGGCAGGACCGGGTGCCGCTCACCGCGGACGGCGAGGTCGAGCTGACGGTGCCGTTCGAGGACGGGTTGTGGGCGGTGTCGGCCATGCTCGGCCTCGGCTCCCAGGTCGAGGTGCTCGCCCCGGCGGCCTTCCGCGACCGGGTGGCCGCCGAGCTGCGCGCCGCGGCGGCCCGTTACGCCTGA
- a CDS encoding pectinesterase family protein translates to MRASRFWPAVLALAAIVGPGAPAQAWPGPYVTVAADGSGDFSSIQAAVDAVPAGNASTFTIKIQPGVYHGQVIVPASKPYVVFRGQGPDPSAVVITDDRANGTLKPDGTPWGTSGSASVTIDGHDFSARNLTFENAFDEAAHPEITNRQAVAVLTRADRIVFDNVRFLGNQDTLYVNSPAADVPARVYLRKCYVEGDVDFVFGRATAVFDRCRVHSLDRGSATNNGYVTAASTSIANPYGFLFSESTFTGTAPAGTVHLGRPWHPSNDPNAIAQVLIRDSKLGAHIIGAAPWTDFGAFSWRDARYAEYANRGPGAVASVDRPQLDAAAAAVMTPEAYLAGADGWNPIR, encoded by the coding sequence ATGCGCGCGAGCAGATTCTGGCCGGCCGTGCTGGCCCTGGCCGCCATCGTGGGGCCCGGCGCACCGGCCCAGGCCTGGCCGGGGCCGTACGTCACGGTCGCCGCCGACGGCAGCGGCGACTTCAGCAGCATCCAGGCCGCCGTCGACGCGGTGCCGGCCGGGAACGCGTCCACCTTCACCATCAAGATCCAGCCCGGTGTCTACCACGGGCAGGTGATCGTCCCGGCGAGCAAGCCGTACGTGGTGTTCCGCGGCCAGGGCCCCGACCCGTCCGCCGTGGTCATCACCGACGACCGGGCCAACGGCACGCTCAAGCCGGACGGCACCCCGTGGGGCACCTCCGGCAGCGCCTCGGTGACCATCGACGGGCACGACTTCAGCGCGCGCAACCTGACCTTCGAGAACGCGTTCGACGAGGCGGCCCACCCGGAGATCACCAACCGGCAGGCGGTGGCCGTGCTGACCCGCGCCGACCGGATCGTCTTCGACAACGTGCGCTTCCTCGGCAACCAGGACACCCTCTACGTCAACAGCCCCGCCGCCGACGTGCCGGCCCGGGTCTACCTGCGCAAGTGCTACGTCGAGGGCGACGTCGACTTCGTCTTCGGCCGGGCCACCGCGGTGTTCGACCGCTGCCGGGTGCACTCCCTGGACCGCGGCTCGGCCACCAACAACGGGTACGTCACCGCGGCCAGCACCAGCATCGCGAACCCGTACGGCTTCCTGTTCAGCGAGTCCACGTTCACCGGCACCGCACCGGCCGGCACCGTCCACCTGGGCCGGCCGTGGCACCCGAGCAACGACCCGAACGCGATCGCGCAGGTGCTCATCCGCGACTCGAAGCTGGGCGCGCACATCATCGGCGCGGCGCCGTGGACGGACTTCGGCGCGTTCTCCTGGCGCGACGCGCGCTACGCCGAGTACGCCAACCGCGGGCCGGGCGCCGTGGCCAGCGTGGACCGGCCGCAGCTCGACGCCGCGGCCGCCGCCGTGATGACGCCCGAGGCGTACCTCGCCGGGGCCGACGGCTGGAACCCGATCCGCTAG
- a CDS encoding ABC transporter permease, producing the protein MVTTYAVTQALRDGIVSPARVGAVINRNVGALRSGPAYWMVLFSGFFEPVLYLLSIGIGVGALVGDLTLQDGQVITYAAFVAPAMLAVSAMSGALAETTFNFFFKFKYVKTYDAMLATPLRPAEIAAGELLWAMIRGSLYTGAFLVVMVAMGLTSAGWALLAFPATWLVGLAFGAVGMAASTYIRGWQDFDLISAGQFAMFLFSGTFSPVQDYPPAVEVLIAVTPLYHAVELIRGITTGSLGWAMLGHVLYLIVMMALGLYVASRRLTTVLCR; encoded by the coding sequence ATGGTCACCACGTACGCCGTCACGCAGGCGCTGCGCGACGGCATCGTCTCCCCGGCGCGGGTCGGCGCGGTCATCAACCGCAACGTGGGGGCGCTGCGCTCCGGCCCCGCGTACTGGATGGTGCTGTTCTCCGGGTTCTTCGAGCCGGTGCTCTACCTGCTGTCCATCGGCATCGGCGTCGGGGCGCTGGTCGGCGACCTGACCCTGCAGGACGGGCAGGTCATCACCTACGCCGCGTTCGTCGCCCCGGCCATGCTGGCGGTGTCGGCGATGTCCGGCGCGCTGGCCGAGACCACCTTCAACTTCTTCTTCAAGTTCAAGTACGTGAAGACGTACGACGCCATGCTGGCCACCCCGCTGCGCCCGGCCGAGATCGCCGCGGGCGAGCTGCTCTGGGCGATGATCCGCGGCTCGCTCTACACCGGGGCGTTCCTGGTGGTCATGGTGGCGATGGGGCTGACCTCGGCGGGCTGGGCGCTGCTGGCGTTCCCGGCGACCTGGCTGGTGGGGCTGGCGTTCGGCGCGGTGGGCATGGCGGCGAGCACGTACATCCGCGGCTGGCAGGACTTCGACCTGATCAGTGCCGGCCAGTTCGCCATGTTCCTGTTCTCGGGCACCTTCTCGCCGGTGCAGGACTACCCGCCCGCGGTGGAGGTGCTGATCGCGGTCACCCCGCTCTATCACGCGGTCGAGCTGATCCGCGGCATCACGACGGGGTCACTCGGCTGGGCGATGCTCGGCCACGTGCTCTACCTGATCGTCATGATGGCCCTCGGCCTGTACGTGGCGAGCCGGCGCCTTACCACTGTGCTGTGCCGTTAA
- a CDS encoding PHP domain-containing protein — MSGPESGTGAVLPADGHVHSEWSWDAYVGSMERTCARAVELGLPAVAFTEHVDFTPWPLQAEELEEEHRFLLDFVNPDGLLVPPRFDADGYLESVQRCRELFPSLRIITGIEFGEPHRHRAEVTRLLAGGAFERVLGSLHCLPIGAGFAEPPHHFQRRQPAEVMRDYLAEIACLVAGSDVFSVLAHVDYAVRYWPEQAGPFEPHLFEDEFRHALRALAGGGRVLEVNTGGRLHPEIVRWWREEGGEAVTFGSDAHSPRALARDFAQAVAMVEAHGFRPGRHPYDTWFRPGR, encoded by the coding sequence ATGTCGGGACCGGAATCCGGGACGGGGGCGGTGCTGCCCGCCGACGGCCACGTGCACAGCGAGTGGTCCTGGGACGCATACGTCGGGTCGATGGAGCGGACCTGCGCGCGGGCGGTCGAGCTGGGCCTGCCCGCGGTCGCCTTCACCGAGCACGTCGACTTCACCCCCTGGCCCCTGCAGGCCGAGGAGCTGGAGGAGGAACACCGGTTCCTGCTGGACTTCGTGAATCCCGACGGGCTGCTGGTGCCGCCGCGCTTCGACGCCGACGGATACCTGGAGTCCGTGCAACGGTGCCGCGAGCTTTTCCCGAGCCTGCGCATCATCACCGGGATCGAGTTCGGCGAGCCGCACCGACACCGTGCCGAGGTCACCCGGCTGCTGGCCGGCGGTGCGTTCGAACGGGTGCTGGGCTCGCTGCACTGCCTGCCGATCGGTGCGGGGTTCGCCGAGCCGCCGCACCACTTCCAGCGCCGGCAGCCCGCGGAGGTGATGCGCGACTACCTGGCCGAGATCGCGTGCCTCGTGGCGGGGTCGGACGTGTTCTCGGTGCTGGCGCATGTGGACTACGCGGTCCGCTACTGGCCGGAGCAGGCCGGGCCGTTCGAACCGCACCTTTTCGAGGACGAGTTCCGCCATGCGCTGCGGGCGCTGGCCGGCGGCGGGCGGGTGCTGGAGGTGAACACCGGGGGACGGCTGCACCCGGAGATCGTGCGCTGGTGGCGTGAGGAGGGCGGGGAGGCGGTCACCTTCGGCAGCGACGCGCACAGCCCGCGGGCGCTCGCGCGCGACTTCGCGCAGGCCGTGGCGATGGTCGAGGCACACGGCTTCCGGCCCGGCCGGCACCCGTACGACACCTGGTTCCGGCCGGGTCGCTGA
- a CDS encoding ABC transporter permease — MGTLAVLERALVSYKRLWQASVFSSFILPVLFVISIGIGVGGYVGDVDGVSYLDWIVPGVLASTAFQMAVGESTFPVLGDFKWVKGYHAMRATPVGIGDMVAGYQLYIAFRVIIAAVVFLGVSAAFGAIHSPWVVVTPFVCALLGVAVSAPTSAFSASIENDSYFALLFRFVVIPSTLFAGVFFPVSQLPALLRPLAYASPLWHAVELCRSATLGVAPPWPVAAHLAYLLLWAVLGYLLAVRAFRRRLSD; from the coding sequence ATGGGCACGCTCGCGGTGCTGGAGCGTGCGCTGGTCTCGTACAAGCGGCTCTGGCAGGCCTCGGTCTTCTCCTCGTTCATCCTCCCGGTGCTGTTCGTCATCAGCATCGGCATCGGCGTGGGCGGCTACGTCGGCGACGTGGACGGGGTGAGCTACCTCGACTGGATCGTGCCGGGCGTGCTGGCCTCGACCGCGTTCCAGATGGCGGTGGGCGAGTCGACGTTCCCGGTGCTGGGCGACTTCAAGTGGGTCAAGGGCTACCACGCCATGCGGGCCACCCCGGTCGGCATCGGCGACATGGTCGCCGGATACCAGCTCTACATCGCGTTCCGGGTGATCATCGCGGCGGTGGTGTTCCTCGGGGTGAGCGCGGCGTTCGGGGCGATCCACTCGCCGTGGGTGGTGGTGACGCCGTTCGTGTGCGCGCTGCTCGGGGTCGCCGTGTCCGCGCCGACCAGCGCGTTCTCCGCCAGCATCGAGAACGACAGCTACTTCGCGCTGCTGTTCCGGTTCGTGGTGATCCCGTCGACGCTGTTCGCCGGGGTGTTCTTCCCGGTGTCGCAGCTGCCGGCGCTGCTGCGGCCGCTGGCCTACGCGTCGCCGCTGTGGCACGCGGTCGAGCTGTGCCGGTCGGCCACGCTCGGCGTCGCGCCGCCCTGGCCCGTTGCCGCGCACCTGGCATACCTGCTGCTCTGGGCGGTGCTGGGCTACCTGCTAGCGGTGCGCGCCTTCCGCCGACGGCTCTCGGACTGA
- a CDS encoding LuxR family transcriptional regulator, with translation MRVAGRSEVLRDATGALVAGRSVLLHGPSGIGKSVVAGAVAAHLAASGVTVLRTTPAEVEASLPHVVLVDLFADQLSRVRGLPTHLREALEVALLRAPAQATPRDALTIRIAVLELLRRLAGDGPVTMLIDDAQWVDEASAEVLAFAARRLGDARVTVLATERVSDGEPLTRQLCPGDTRVIAVEPLGYRGIATVLAGQGLSPSIVRRIHKASGGNPLVAVELGNALSRRDETLEDHDPLPVPGRLRSLLSDHLTGLSESTRETLLLAAAVARPSLGMLGLPVDAFDEAEQAQVIAVNGDGSVVFRHPLLRELVYADATAAQRRTAHALLMSIVEDPVERVLHLALGSAGPDEGTAALADAAAADAAARGAFASAAALSRLAAQRTPIPAGDAAARRLLAAARYADAAGQVARAREAATAALKAGQTADVRVSARLLLVDAAGQDLHGVGELLAEAGRDAVGDPRLEAQVACYAATLAYFERRYDDADAESHRAEKLARVAGDTDQIIRAIGMQATMALTMGRDDGDDLHAGAYQLAEGRPVTTATIEARQSWAMTALFRGDLRTAREEIRQLESDVRDLGLMRDLMSVLISCSAIYARSGYGAEALKTARECERLFTDAGASPAIGLTVAAGAEWCAGSAAAAISLARKAIAACEAIGDTEWLEVSCAILGQALLLSGDAPAAVMAFNRAASLEAAARSGDPAIIPWHADHVEALVHADELEAATAAFTEVRRRVSRFKRPVVRLGLERSCALHRAAGGDPAGAAEALRNAIATYGEISYPIDVARAYLILGQLERRARRRAAARVAFGEAIARFSAIGALAWLPCAQHELDKLNKGSGTLSETERQVVHLVRSGATNREIAASMYLSVKAVEAHLSRLYRRYNVRNRTDLLRILA, from the coding sequence GTGCGAGTCGCCGGGCGCAGCGAGGTTCTGCGTGATGCGACGGGGGCATTGGTCGCAGGACGGAGCGTACTCCTCCACGGACCGTCCGGCATCGGGAAGTCCGTCGTCGCCGGTGCCGTCGCCGCCCACCTGGCGGCAAGCGGGGTGACCGTCCTGCGTACGACGCCTGCGGAGGTCGAGGCAAGCCTGCCGCACGTGGTGCTCGTGGACCTGTTCGCCGATCAGCTCTCCCGGGTCCGAGGGCTGCCCACGCACCTGCGCGAAGCGCTCGAGGTGGCGCTGCTGCGCGCCCCGGCCCAGGCGACGCCCCGGGACGCCCTGACGATCCGGATCGCCGTGCTGGAGTTGCTACGCCGCTTGGCCGGCGACGGCCCGGTGACCATGCTCATCGATGATGCGCAATGGGTTGATGAGGCGAGTGCGGAGGTCCTGGCATTCGCGGCCCGGCGGCTCGGCGATGCCAGGGTGACGGTCCTGGCCACCGAGCGCGTATCCGACGGCGAGCCGCTCACCCGCCAGCTGTGCCCCGGCGACACGCGAGTCATCGCCGTGGAACCACTCGGCTACCGGGGTATCGCGACAGTGCTCGCCGGTCAAGGGCTCTCACCGTCGATCGTGCGCCGCATCCACAAGGCCAGTGGTGGCAACCCGTTGGTCGCGGTCGAGCTGGGCAATGCGTTGTCCAGACGCGACGAGACCCTGGAGGATCACGACCCCCTTCCGGTGCCGGGACGGCTGCGCTCTCTCCTGTCTGATCACCTGACCGGGCTGAGCGAGTCCACCCGTGAGACGCTGTTGCTGGCCGCTGCCGTGGCCAGGCCCAGTCTCGGCATGCTGGGCCTGCCCGTGGACGCTTTCGACGAGGCGGAGCAGGCGCAGGTCATCGCGGTGAACGGCGACGGCAGCGTGGTGTTCCGGCACCCACTGCTGCGGGAGCTGGTCTACGCGGATGCCACGGCCGCACAGCGACGGACCGCGCACGCACTCCTGATGTCCATCGTGGAGGATCCGGTCGAGCGGGTGCTGCACCTGGCCCTTGGCAGCGCCGGGCCGGACGAGGGCACGGCAGCGCTTGCCGATGCCGCGGCGGCTGACGCGGCGGCCCGAGGCGCCTTCGCCAGTGCCGCGGCACTGTCCCGGCTCGCGGCGCAGCGAACCCCCATACCCGCCGGAGATGCGGCCGCCCGGCGTCTGCTGGCGGCGGCGCGATATGCCGACGCGGCCGGCCAGGTCGCGCGGGCGCGGGAAGCGGCCACGGCCGCGCTGAAAGCCGGCCAGACTGCGGACGTCCGGGTCTCCGCGCGGCTGTTGCTGGTCGACGCGGCCGGACAGGATCTGCACGGGGTGGGTGAACTGCTCGCCGAAGCCGGCCGCGACGCCGTGGGCGATCCCCGGCTGGAGGCCCAGGTGGCCTGCTACGCCGCAACCTTGGCGTACTTCGAGCGCCGGTACGACGACGCCGACGCGGAGTCACACCGGGCCGAGAAGCTGGCACGGGTCGCCGGGGACACCGATCAGATCATCCGGGCCATCGGCATGCAGGCGACCATGGCGCTGACCATGGGCCGCGACGACGGCGACGACCTGCACGCCGGCGCGTACCAGTTGGCCGAGGGGCGTCCGGTGACCACCGCGACGATCGAGGCACGGCAGTCCTGGGCGATGACAGCGCTCTTCCGAGGTGACCTCAGGACGGCGCGGGAGGAGATTCGGCAGCTCGAATCGGACGTACGCGACCTCGGCCTGATGCGCGATCTGATGAGTGTGCTCATCTCGTGCTCAGCGATCTATGCCCGGTCCGGATACGGCGCGGAGGCGTTGAAGACCGCACGGGAGTGCGAGCGGCTCTTCACGGATGCGGGTGCCTCGCCGGCGATCGGCCTGACCGTCGCCGCAGGGGCCGAATGGTGCGCCGGATCGGCAGCCGCCGCGATCTCCCTGGCCCGCAAGGCGATCGCGGCGTGTGAGGCGATCGGCGACACCGAGTGGCTCGAGGTCAGCTGCGCGATCCTCGGCCAGGCCCTGCTTCTTTCCGGTGACGCTCCGGCGGCGGTCATGGCGTTCAACCGCGCGGCTTCGCTCGAAGCAGCGGCGAGATCGGGTGATCCGGCCATCATCCCCTGGCACGCCGATCACGTTGAGGCACTGGTGCATGCCGACGAACTGGAGGCCGCCACGGCCGCGTTCACCGAGGTGCGCCGCCGCGTGTCGCGTTTCAAGCGGCCTGTTGTCCGGCTCGGGCTTGAGCGTTCCTGCGCACTGCACCGCGCCGCCGGCGGTGACCCGGCCGGTGCGGCCGAGGCGCTGCGCAACGCCATCGCCACGTACGGCGAGATCTCGTACCCGATCGATGTCGCGCGGGCCTATCTGATCCTGGGGCAGCTGGAGCGGCGGGCGCGACGACGGGCCGCGGCTCGGGTGGCCTTCGGCGAGGCCATCGCGCGGTTCAGTGCCATCGGCGCCCTCGCCTGGCTTCCGTGCGCCCAGCATGAGCTCGACAAGCTGAACAAGGGCTCGGGAACGCTGTCCGAGACCGAGCGGCAGGTGGTGCACCTTGTTCGGTCCGGTGCGACGAACCGGGAAATTGCCGCATCCATGTACCTGTCGGTGAAGGCAGTCGAAGCGCACCTGTCCCGGCTCTACCGGCGATACAACGTCCGCAACCGAACTGATCTGCTGCGGATTCTCGCCTGA
- a CDS encoding class I SAM-dependent methyltransferase, whose translation MEQDERLLASSFGAAAVAYAEHRPDYAPDAVRWALAAAPGLRVLDLGAGTGKLTGTLAALGADVVAVEPDPAMLAQLRRAVPSVRALAGSAEAIPLPDASVDAVLAGNAMHWFDMAVAGPEIARVLAPGGILAGLWNVLDDRVGWIARLERVGGGEAIGPRDTLRCWRAATAGLHLPRAGGAARFGSPEQAEFAHGQRRTAESLVATLGTRAGMLTMPAEAREAALGRIRAFLAQTPETADGEFTLPMLTGVLRVRQR comes from the coding sequence ATGGAGCAGGACGAGCGGCTGCTCGCATCGTCGTTCGGCGCGGCGGCGGTCGCGTACGCCGAGCACCGCCCGGACTACGCGCCGGACGCGGTGCGCTGGGCGCTGGCGGCCGCACCCGGCCTCCGCGTGCTCGACCTCGGCGCGGGCACCGGCAAGCTGACCGGGACGCTGGCGGCGCTGGGCGCCGACGTCGTCGCGGTCGAGCCCGACCCGGCGATGCTGGCCCAGCTGCGCCGCGCGGTGCCGTCCGTACGCGCCCTGGCGGGCAGCGCCGAGGCGATCCCGCTGCCGGACGCGTCCGTCGACGCGGTGCTCGCCGGGAACGCCATGCACTGGTTCGACATGGCCGTCGCGGGCCCCGAGATCGCCCGGGTGCTGGCGCCCGGCGGCATCCTGGCCGGGCTGTGGAACGTCCTCGACGACCGGGTCGGCTGGATCGCCCGGCTCGAACGGGTCGGCGGCGGCGAGGCGATCGGGCCGCGGGACACCCTGCGCTGCTGGCGCGCCGCGACCGCGGGCCTGCACCTGCCCCGCGCGGGCGGGGCGGCCCGGTTCGGCTCGCCGGAGCAGGCGGAGTTCGCGCACGGGCAGCGCCGCACGGCCGAGTCCCTCGTCGCGACGCTCGGGACCCGCGCCGGCATGCTCACCATGCCGGCCGAGGCGCGGGAGGCGGCGCTCGGCCGGATCCGCGCGTTCCTCGCGCAGACGCCGGAGACCGCCGACGGCGAGTTCACCCTGCCGATGCTCACCGGAGTGCTGCGCGTCCGGCAGCGGTGA